From Campylobacter upsaliensis, the proteins below share one genomic window:
- the bamA gene encoding outer membrane protein assembly factor BamA, with protein MKKLISICALAPFLSAANIKDIQFSGLYHLSNETALSLTGLKKGEEFNEAKINTAILNLYKQNYFQNIVVEENNGILTFKFKEKPSVAKITITGIASNDRKHLESLLGLKRGTLLDETSLKEAKERIKGYYEAKSYFDTVVEVKQKKLENTESLELEFIVNRGENIIIDKVHLSGSKELSYGDIEPAVTNKEREFMGWMWGRNDGKLKIFELANDSARISDEYMKEGYLDVQVSSPFLKTYTDTYKADLTYFIKEGEPYKIIDIQIKNPLFSDEENQEILEELESQVKDIVNIEDVRKDLKTIETKSADLGYAFAQVFPDIQKNNQTHEVSIVFQVVPNEKVYIRNVIISGNSRTVDRVVRRELFLTEGNLYHRTDLQESINALRRTSYFESVDIKEERVDETHIDLVVEVKEAATGAISGGIGYSSSDGMLLNASLSDSNIFGSGIKSSVSIDKSDETLSGRINITNPRIADSEYSLGGSLYSNDYEWNEYSEQNYGFDITLGRQFWRYFNASLTYNLEQSDIYHLSPTLIRTGYDLGETIKSSITPAISFNNTDDYYLPRSGIIASSSLEFAGIGGDQQFLYSKSNFNFYQGLEDFIGYDLIYRYKASFYKVWDQGYLPINQRVYLGGIRSLRGFENRTVSPRNQWGDEIGGTIAFANSFELSFPLIDRIKLRGSVFFDYGAIGKTQIDDMQRMSTGFGIEWITPIGPLQVVFAKALNDKPGDETSSFEFNLGTRF; from the coding sequence ATGAAAAAACTCATCAGTATTTGTGCCTTAGCACCCTTTTTGAGCGCAGCAAATATAAAAGATATTCAATTTAGCGGCTTATATCATCTCTCTAATGAAACGGCATTAAGTCTTACAGGACTTAAAAAAGGCGAAGAGTTTAACGAAGCGAAAATTAACACAGCTATTTTAAATCTTTATAAACAAAATTATTTTCAAAACATTGTCGTTGAAGAAAATAATGGAATTTTAACTTTCAAATTTAAGGAAAAACCAAGTGTCGCTAAAATCACCATCACGGGTATAGCTTCAAATGATAGAAAACATTTAGAAAGTCTTTTAGGGCTTAAAAGAGGAACTTTGCTTGATGAGACTTCTTTAAAAGAGGCAAAAGAGAGAATTAAGGGCTATTATGAAGCAAAAAGTTATTTTGATACTGTGGTTGAAGTCAAGCAAAAAAAACTTGAAAATACAGAAAGTCTAGAGCTAGAATTTATTGTCAATCGTGGTGAAAATATCATCATAGATAAAGTTCATCTTAGCGGAAGCAAAGAGCTATCTTATGGCGATATTGAACCTGCGGTTACTAATAAAGAGCGTGAATTTATGGGCTGGATGTGGGGTAGAAACGATGGCAAACTCAAAATTTTTGAACTTGCTAACGATAGTGCTAGAATTAGCGATGAATATATGAAAGAAGGCTATTTAGATGTGCAAGTTTCTTCACCTTTTCTTAAAACATATACCGACACTTATAAGGCGGATTTGACTTATTTTATCAAAGAGGGTGAGCCTTATAAAATCATCGATATACAAATCAAAAATCCTCTTTTTAGTGATGAAGAAAATCAAGAAATTTTAGAAGAGCTTGAATCACAGGTTAAAGATATAGTTAATATAGAGGATGTAAGAAAAGACCTTAAAACTATAGAAACAAAAAGTGCGGATTTAGGATATGCTTTTGCTCAAGTTTTTCCCGATATCCAAAAAAATAATCAAACGCACGAGGTAAGCATTGTGTTTCAAGTCGTGCCAAATGAAAAAGTTTATATAAGAAATGTCATCATTTCTGGAAATTCACGCACGGTCGATAGAGTCGTGCGTAGAGAGCTTTTTCTCACAGAGGGCAATCTTTATCATAGAACTGATCTTCAAGAATCAATCAACGCATTAAGAAGAACCTCTTATTTTGAAAGTGTGGATATAAAAGAAGAAAGAGTTGATGAAACACATATAGATTTAGTTGTCGAAGTGAAAGAGGCTGCCACAGGAGCAATTTCAGGAGGTATAGGATATAGCTCAAGCGATGGAATGCTCCTTAACGCTTCTCTTTCGGATAGTAATATTTTTGGTTCAGGCATTAAAAGTTCAGTTAGCATAGATAAAAGTGATGAAACGCTTTCAGGCAGAATTAATATAACTAATCCAAGAATAGCCGATAGCGAATATAGTCTCGGCGGTTCACTTTATTCAAATGATTATGAGTGGAACGAATACTCAGAGCAAAATTACGGCTTTGATATCACGCTTGGTAGGCAATTTTGGCGTTATTTTAATGCAAGCTTAACTTATAATTTAGAGCAAAGTGATATTTATCATCTAAGCCCAACGCTTATAAGAACGGGTTATGATTTAGGTGAGACGATTAAAAGCTCCATTACACCCGCGATAAGTTTTAACAATACAGATGATTATTATCTGCCAAGATCTGGGATTATAGCTTCTTCAAGCCTTGAATTTGCTGGCATTGGTGGGGATCAGCAATTTTTATATTCTAAATCGAATTTTAATTTTTATCAAGGTTTGGAAGATTTTATAGGCTATGATTTGATTTATCGCTACAAGGCGAGTTTTTATAAGGTGTGGGATCAAGGCTATTTGCCGATTAATCAGCGTGTTTATTTGGGCGGTATACGTTCTTTGCGTGGTTTTGAAAACCGCACGGTAAGCCCTAGAAACCAGTGGGGCGATGAGATAGGTGGAACGATAGCTTTTGCAAATTCTTTTGAGCTTAGTTTTCCACTCATTGATAGGATTAAATTACGCGGAAGCGTATTTTTCGATTATGGTGCCATAGGTAAAACGCAAATTGACGATATGCAAAGAATGAGCACGGGTTTTGGCATAGAGTGGATTACACCTATAGGTCCTTTACAAGTTGTCTTCGCCAAGGCGCTTAATGATAAGCCCGGCGATGAAACCAGCTCTTTTGAGTTTAATCTCGGAACAAGATTTTAA
- a CDS encoding prephenate dehydrogenase: protein MKVGIIGLGLMGGSLGLCLKENKLISSVYGLDLDAQNAKDALKLGLIHELIGFDKLSNCDIIFIATPVNAIIEILQNLKELPKTTTIIELGSTKRKIVESLPTTLIKQTIFAHPMAGTENSGPKAAFKELYKDAVCVLCDSEVADDLHQKRAVEIFSHLGMRIVFMDSISHDHHTAIISHLPHAISFSLANYVMREEDRRNIAYLGGPSFKGMCRIAKSSPLMWGGIFTQNKENILASIEHFQEELENCKKMLENCDENKLKKWMEKANHLREIL, encoded by the coding sequence ATGAAAGTGGGAATTATAGGGCTTGGGCTAATGGGAGGTTCTTTAGGACTTTGCCTAAAAGAAAATAAGCTTATTAGTAGTGTTTATGGGTTAGATTTAGACGCTCAAAATGCTAAAGATGCTTTAAAGCTTGGGCTGATTCACGAATTAATTGGTTTTGATAAGCTTTCAAATTGCGATATTATCTTCATCGCTACGCCTGTTAATGCCATTATAGAAATTTTACAAAATTTAAAAGAATTGCCAAAAACAACGACCATTATAGAACTTGGTAGCACAAAAAGAAAGATAGTGGAGAGCTTACCCACTACTTTAATCAAGCAAACTATTTTCGCACATCCTATGGCAGGGACGGAAAATAGCGGACCAAAAGCCGCTTTTAAGGAGCTTTATAAGGACGCTGTTTGTGTGCTTTGCGATAGTGAAGTGGCTGATGATTTACACCAAAAAAGAGCGGTGGAAATTTTCTCTCATCTTGGTATGCGTATTGTATTTATGGATAGCATTTCACACGATCATCACACGGCGATTATTTCTCATTTACCTCACGCCATTAGTTTTTCTTTGGCAAATTATGTTATGCGTGAAGAAGATAGAAGAAATATCGCTTATCTTGGCGGTCCTTCTTTTAAGGGAATGTGTCGTATCGCTAAATCTTCGCCCTTAATGTGGGGGGGAATTTTTACGCAAAATAAAGAAAATATCCTAGCATCCATAGAACATTTTCAAGAAGAACTAGAAAATTGCAAAAAAATGCTGGAAAATTGTGATGAAAATAAGCTTAAAAAATGGATGGAAAAAGCAAATCATTTAAGAGAAATTTTATAA
- a CDS encoding M23 family metallopeptidase has translation MARKKTRNLLWLLIIILLFLGSFFILNLSIFEKNAPQILVEDTLYTNLKSPLLVKVKDEENAVKSIKIVLKKDDNDPGVILADGKIKQDKEVSLQINLPKQAYKDKTNSYFLEIWAKDTSFWNFNGNEAYKKVVVMIDNEAPKLNIISNSYNIEQGGAASVVFKAEDANLKELFIETNKGRIFKVTPYLKKDYYAALIAWDAKDEEFRAYVIAKDAAGNIAKERIRYYLLNRKYRVSNINLSDKFLDGKIESLVSIYAPKNNTFTRFEKFKFVNETLRLSNEELIHKITSAVPEESFGEFNINLFLPLKNAAKVADFADHRYYSYNGQFVSDSYHMGLDLASTSEAPIISNNTGKVVFAEENGIYGLNLILYHGFGIYSLYGHCSSSNVELNENVAKDSIIAKTGVSGLALGDHLHFGILVQGVETRPEQWQDKKWLENNIYKVFNDAKKVIMGTR, from the coding sequence ATGGCGAGGAAAAAAACAAGGAATTTATTGTGGCTTTTGATTATTATTTTATTATTTTTGGGTAGTTTTTTTATTTTAAATTTAAGCATCTTTGAGAAAAATGCTCCGCAAATTCTTGTTGAAGATACACTTTATACCAATCTTAAATCCCCACTTTTAGTCAAAGTCAAAGATGAAGAAAATGCGGTAAAATCCATCAAAATCGTTCTTAAAAAAGATGATAATGACCCAGGAGTGATCTTAGCAGATGGTAAAATCAAGCAGGATAAAGAAGTCTCTTTACAAATCAATCTTCCCAAACAAGCCTATAAAGACAAAACAAATTCTTATTTTTTAGAAATTTGGGCGAAGGATACAAGTTTTTGGAATTTTAATGGAAATGAAGCTTATAAAAAAGTTGTAGTTATGATTGACAATGAGGCTCCTAAATTAAATATCATTAGCAATTCTTATAATATAGAGCAAGGAGGAGCAGCAAGTGTCGTTTTTAAGGCTGAGGATGCGAATTTAAAAGAACTTTTTATAGAAACAAATAAGGGTCGAATTTTTAAGGTTACACCTTATCTTAAGAAAGATTATTACGCCGCTTTAATCGCTTGGGACGCAAAAGATGAGGAATTTAGAGCCTATGTTATCGCAAAAGATGCGGCAGGAAATATTGCAAAAGAACGCATAAGATATTATCTTTTAAATCGAAAATACCGCGTTTCTAATATTAACTTAAGCGATAAATTCTTAGACGGAAAAATAGAAAGTTTAGTCTCCATATACGCTCCTAAAAACAATACCTTTACGCGTTTTGAAAAATTTAAATTTGTAAATGAAACCTTAAGACTCTCAAATGAAGAGCTTATTCATAAAATCACTTCTGCCGTTCCTGAAGAAAGCTTTGGAGAATTTAATATTAATTTATTTTTACCTTTAAAAAATGCCGCTAAGGTTGCCGATTTTGCTGACCATAGATATTATTCTTATAATGGGCAGTTTGTGAGCGATTCTTATCATATGGGGCTTGATTTAGCTAGCACGAGCGAAGCACCTATTATTAGCAATAATACTGGAAAGGTTGTGTTCGCTGAAGAAAATGGAATTTATGGGCTTAATCTCATACTTTATCACGGCTTTGGAATTTATAGCCTTTATGGACATTGCTCCTCATCTAATGTCGAGCTTAATGAAAATGTAGCGAAAGATAGCATTATTGCTAAAACAGGCGTAAGCGGCTTGGCTTTGGGAGATCATTTGCATTTTGGAATTTTAGTGCAAGGAGTTGAGACAAGACCTGAGCAATGGCAAGATAAAAAATGGCTAGAAAATAATATCTATAAGGTGTTTAATGACGCTAAAAAAGTGATAATGGGGACAAGATGA
- the lpxC gene encoding UDP-3-O-acyl-N-acetylglucosamine deacetylase → MKQLTLAKAVSGTGIGLHKGEPIEIILEPLEANSGIVFFRSDLNISYEAKPHNVINTKLATVIGDERAYISTIEHLMSAINAYGIDNVRIVLNSNEAPVMDGSSISFCMMLDEAGVRELEASKKIMVIKKVIEVRDGDKFVRLSPTKEPKINYTIKFDNALIGKQSYCFEFSKKNYIENIARARTFGFLKDVQALRAMNLGLGGSLENTIVVDDNRILNPEGLRFKDEFVRHKILDAIGDLTLLGYRIYGDYTSYAGSHHLNHLLTKELLKDKESYEVITLENSCEKAYEKVFA, encoded by the coding sequence ATGAAACAATTAACCTTAGCAAAAGCCGTAAGTGGCACGGGCATAGGACTTCATAAGGGTGAGCCTATTGAGATTATTTTAGAGCCTTTGGAGGCAAATTCTGGCATAGTATTTTTTAGAAGCGACCTTAACATAAGTTACGAGGCAAAACCGCACAATGTTATTAATACAAAATTAGCAACAGTAATAGGCGATGAAAGAGCTTATATATCGACTATTGAGCATTTGATGAGTGCGATTAATGCTTATGGAATAGATAATGTCCGCATCGTTTTAAATTCTAACGAAGCACCCGTAATGGACGGCTCTAGCATTAGCTTTTGTATGATGCTTGATGAAGCGGGAGTAAGAGAGCTTGAAGCGTCTAAAAAAATTATGGTAATTAAAAAGGTTATTGAGGTGCGAGATGGAGATAAATTTGTGCGTCTTAGCCCTACAAAAGAGCCTAAAATAAACTATACCATTAAATTTGACAATGCCTTAATCGGCAAACAAAGCTATTGTTTTGAATTTAGCAAGAAAAATTATATAGAAAATATCGCCAGGGCTAGAACTTTTGGTTTTTTAAAAGATGTGCAAGCCTTAAGAGCTATGAATTTAGGACTTGGAGGCAGCCTTGAAAATACCATAGTTGTTGATGATAACCGCATTTTAAATCCTGAAGGTTTGCGTTTTAAAGATGAATTTGTAAGACATAAAATCTTAGATGCCATTGGAGATTTGACCTTACTTGGATACCGAATTTATGGGGATTATACCTCTTATGCTGGGAGTCATCATTTAAATCATTTACTTACAAAAGAGCTTTTAAAAGATAAGGAGAGTTATGAAGTCATTACCCTTGAAAACTCTTGCGAAAAAGCTTATGAAAAGGTTTTTGCATAA
- a CDS encoding glycoprotease produces the protein MLGIYDDDRLIREYQSELKASEFIPEILQNLLKEFEFERLVYANGPGSYMGIKISYISLKTLSIVKEIPLFALSAFELNHFKPIRANKHFCFVYERGEIVLKQAVEGEFFLPSSLKEVNLKKDNLPFYFLDVI, from the coding sequence ATGCTTGGAATTTATGATGATGATAGACTTATAAGAGAATATCAAAGTGAGCTTAAAGCAAGTGAATTTATCCCAGAAATTTTGCAAAATTTGCTTAAAGAATTTGAATTTGAAAGGCTTGTTTATGCAAATGGTCCGGGCTCTTATATGGGGATAAAAATTTCTTATATAAGCCTTAAAACCTTAAGCATAGTGAAAGAAATTCCCCTTTTTGCTTTAAGTGCATTTGAGCTAAACCATTTCAAACCCATAAGGGCAAATAAGCATTTTTGTTTTGTTTATGAAAGAGGCGAAATTGTTTTAAAACAGGCGGTGGAGGGAGAATTTTTTTTACCCTCTAGCTTAAAAGAAGTAAATTTGAAAAAAGATAATCTTCCTTTTTATTTTTTAGATGTGATTTAG
- the thrB gene encoding homoserine kinase has protein sequence MKILVPATSANLGPGFDCLGLSLKFFNEVVIEKAKITSISINGEGSENVFLKKNNAFVRIFNEIYGNLSGKKENFRFIFQNNIPLSRGLGSSSAVIVGAIGAAYAISGFKVEKERILNEALKYENHPDNIAPATLGGFVCSMVENSKVFSIKKELDEALRAVIIIPNIAMNTEQSREALSLNISLKDCVFNLSHSSFLTACFLEKKYELLRLASQDKLHEFKRMKTLPELFEVQKFALENKALMSTLSGSGSSFFSLAFKEEAKHLATKIAQKFPTFRVECVEFDNEGFKIC, from the coding sequence TTGAAGATTTTAGTTCCTGCTACGAGTGCAAATTTGGGTCCCGGTTTTGACTGCTTAGGCTTAAGTCTTAAATTTTTCAATGAAGTTGTAATTGAAAAAGCAAAAATTACTAGCATTAGCATTAATGGCGAGGGTAGTGAAAATGTCTTTTTGAAGAAAAACAATGCCTTTGTGCGAATCTTTAATGAAATTTATGGAAATCTAAGTGGTAAAAAAGAAAATTTTCGTTTCATTTTTCAAAATAATATCCCCCTTTCAAGAGGTCTTGGAAGCTCTTCAGCTGTGATTGTAGGAGCGATTGGGGCAGCTTATGCGATAAGTGGATTTAAGGTAGAAAAAGAACGCATTTTAAACGAGGCTTTAAAATATGAAAATCACCCCGATAACATCGCCCCCGCCACACTGGGAGGCTTTGTTTGCTCTATGGTTGAAAATAGTAAGGTTTTTAGCATTAAAAAAGAGCTTGATGAAGCCTTAAGAGCAGTCATAATCATACCAAATATAGCGATGAATACGGAGCAAAGTAGAGAAGCGTTAAGTCTTAATATAAGCTTAAAAGATTGCGTTTTTAATCTTTCTCACTCATCTTTTTTAACGGCTTGTTTTTTGGAGAAAAAATATGAATTATTACGCCTAGCAAGTCAGGATAAACTCCACGAATTTAAGCGTATGAAAACCCTGCCAGAACTTTTTGAAGTGCAAAAATTCGCTCTTGAAAATAAGGCTTTAATGAGCACACTTTCAGGCTCAGGCTCAAGCTTTTTCTCTCTTGCTTTTAAGGAGGAAGCAAAACATTTAGCCACCAAAATAGCACAAAAATTTCCTACCTTTCGTGTAGAGTGCGTAGAGTTTGATAACGAAGGCTTTAAAATTTGCTAA
- a CDS encoding DUF448 domain-containing protein: MCVLCKNRFKQNTLYRFRVENNELRADLKCGRSVYLCEACLLKDNHKWQKALSRACKNIIKTSQQDLKERIFNGKG; encoded by the coding sequence ATGTGTGTGTTATGCAAAAATCGTTTTAAACAAAATACCTTATACCGCTTTAGAGTTGAAAATAATGAACTTCGTGCTGATTTAAAATGCGGTCGTAGCGTATATTTGTGTGAGGCGTGTCTCTTAAAGGACAATCATAAATGGCAAAAAGCACTTTCTAGGGCTTGTAAAAATATAATAAAAACATCACAGCAGGATTTAAAGGAGAGAATTTTTAATGGCAAAGGTTAG
- the infB gene encoding translation initiation factor IF-2, giving the protein MAKVRIHEIAKELGYDSKDIIQKANELGLDIKTASNAVEPEIAAGIYEYIQTKTIPAIFKKEEKKTGKNLKKEEKPKAVKAKKETKKEEPKEEIQEKVEPLKEELKKEKNEPQSLAGATLAKRRGLVIVKKKKDEQEFKKEEQKPSTSERPSLSMIFSNADENLKKKKKEKKALVATKKESVEKMDFLESQDFGDISLDDEDEVVLPDFSVKEKEVVQNTPKKPPNFLRQNNSINFGEVGIQRRSRKKPPKRVEKKESEVITNLEIPKEIRVYEFADKLGKNTSEIISKLFMLGMMTTKNDFLDETAIEILAEEFGIEIKIIDEVSEFDYVKDYDMGDEESLEPRAPVITIMGHVDHGKTSLLDYIRNSRVVSGEAGGITQHVGAYMVEKNGRKITFIDTPGHEAFTAMRARGASITDIVIIVVAADDGVKPQTKEAINHAKAANVPIIIAINKMDKENANPDMVKTQLAEMEIMPVEWGGSYEFVPVSAKAGTGIEDLLEIVLLQADLLELKANSKTLAKASVIESSVQKGRGAVATIIVQNGTLKVGSTIVAGVAYGKIRAMSDDTGRALKEIKPGECGVIVGLSEVADAGEILIAVKSDKEAREYAAKRYEYNRQKELSKSTKVSIDELGAKIKEGNLKALSVILKADVQGSLEALRASLEKLRNDEIKVNIIHSGVGGITQSDIELASASEDSIVLGFNIRPTGEIKERAKDKGVEIKTYNVIYNLLDDVKALLGGMMSPIISEEQLGQAEVRQVISVPKIGQIAGCMVSEGVINRGAKIRLIRDGVVVYEGNVSSLKRFKDDVKEVAKGYECGVGIEGCDDMRVGDYIESYKEVEQRVSL; this is encoded by the coding sequence ATGGCAAAGGTTAGAATACACGAAATCGCAAAAGAGCTAGGCTATGATAGCAAAGACATTATTCAAAAAGCTAACGAGCTAGGACTTGACATTAAAACCGCTTCAAATGCCGTAGAGCCAGAGATAGCGGCTGGAATTTATGAATATATTCAAACCAAAACTATCCCTGCTATTTTCAAAAAAGAAGAGAAAAAAACAGGTAAAAATTTAAAAAAAGAAGAGAAACCAAAGGCAGTCAAAGCCAAAAAAGAGACAAAAAAAGAAGAACCTAAAGAAGAAATTCAAGAGAAAGTTGAGCCTTTAAAAGAAGAACTTAAAAAAGAAAAAAATGAGCCTCAAAGTTTGGCTGGTGCAACTTTAGCTAAGAGGCGTGGTCTTGTCATCGTTAAAAAGAAAAAGGACGAGCAAGAATTTAAAAAAGAAGAACAAAAGCCTAGCACATCAGAGCGTCCTAGCTTGTCGATGATTTTTTCCAATGCTGATGAAAATTTAAAGAAAAAGAAAAAAGAAAAAAAAGCCCTTGTTGCTACAAAAAAAGAAAGTGTTGAAAAAATGGACTTTTTAGAAAGTCAAGATTTTGGTGATATTTCTTTAGATGATGAAGATGAGGTCGTTTTGCCCGATTTTAGCGTAAAAGAAAAAGAGGTCGTGCAAAATACTCCTAAAAAACCGCCAAATTTTTTGCGTCAAAATAATTCTATTAATTTTGGCGAAGTTGGCATACAAAGAAGAAGTCGCAAAAAGCCGCCAAAAAGAGTGGAGAAAAAGGAAAGTGAAGTTATTACTAACTTAGAAATTCCTAAGGAAATTCGTGTTTATGAATTTGCCGATAAGCTTGGTAAAAACACAAGCGAAATTATCTCTAAGCTTTTTATGCTTGGTATGATGACGACTAAAAATGACTTTTTAGACGAGACAGCGATCGAAATTCTAGCGGAAGAATTTGGGATTGAAATTAAGATTATCGATGAGGTGAGCGAGTTTGATTATGTGAAAGACTATGATATGGGAGATGAAGAGAGTTTGGAGCCTAGAGCACCTGTAATTACCATTATGGGACATGTCGATCACGGGAAAACTTCACTTTTAGATTATATAAGAAATTCGCGTGTGGTAAGTGGCGAGGCAGGGGGCATTACTCAGCATGTGGGTGCTTATATGGTGGAAAAAAATGGGCGTAAAATCACCTTTATCGATACTCCCGGACACGAAGCTTTTACCGCTATGCGTGCAAGAGGAGCGAGCATTACGGACATTGTCATCATAGTCGTAGCGGCTGATGATGGGGTCAAGCCACAAACCAAAGAAGCGATTAATCACGCTAAAGCGGCTAATGTGCCTATTATCATAGCAATTAATAAAATGGATAAAGAAAATGCAAATCCCGATATGGTCAAAACCCAACTTGCCGAAATGGAAATTATGCCCGTGGAGTGGGGTGGAAGCTATGAATTTGTGCCTGTATCAGCTAAGGCTGGCACGGGGATAGAAGATTTACTTGAGATTGTGCTTTTACAAGCAGATCTTTTGGAGCTTAAGGCAAATTCTAAAACCTTAGCTAAGGCTAGCGTGATAGAAAGCTCCGTGCAAAAGGGTCGTGGGGCTGTGGCGACTATTATCGTGCAAAATGGAACGCTAAAGGTTGGAAGCACTATAGTTGCTGGTGTAGCTTATGGTAAAATAAGGGCTATGAGTGATGATACTGGCAGGGCTTTAAAGGAAATTAAGCCCGGAGAATGCGGAGTCATTGTAGGACTTAGTGAGGTAGCTGATGCGGGTGAAATTTTAATCGCCGTTAAAAGTGATAAAGAGGCGAGAGAATACGCCGCAAAGCGTTATGAATACAATAGACAAAAAGAATTAAGTAAATCCACTAAAGTGAGTATTGACGAGCTAGGAGCTAAGATTAAAGAGGGGAATTTAAAGGCTTTAAGTGTGATTTTAAAAGCCGATGTGCAAGGCTCATTAGAGGCTTTAAGGGCGAGTTTGGAAAAGCTTAGAAATGATGAAATTAAGGTCAATATTATCCATAGCGGTGTGGGCGGTATCACGCAAAGTGATATAGAGTTAGCTAGTGCGAGTGAAGATTCTATCGTGCTTGGCTTTAATATACGCCCAACAGGTGAGATTAAAGAAAGAGCTAAAGATAAGGGCGTGGAGATTAAAACTTACAATGTTATTTATAATTTGCTTGATGATGTCAAAGCCTTGCTTGGTGGTATGATGAGTCCTATAATTTCTGAAGAGCAGTTGGGACAAGCTGAAGTTAGACAAGTTATTTCTGTGCCAAAAATAGGGCAAATCGCTGGCTGTATGGTGAGTGAAGGTGTTATCAATAGGGGTGCTAAAATTCGCTTGATTCGCGATGGGGTGGTCGTATATGAGGGTAATGTCAGCTCACTTAAACGCTTTAAAGATGATGTTAAAGAAGTCGCTAAGGGTTATGAATGTGGCGTTGGGATAGAAGGCTGTGATGATATGCGTGTGGGCGATTATATAGAAAGCTATAAAGAAGTTGAGCAAAGAGTGAGTTTATGA
- the rbfA gene encoding 30S ribosome-binding factor RbfA, which translates to MSEIKKLRTESILKELIPEALAHLDDENLKNLCVVDVECRKGRYDAFVYLDKMFLNTHEQERILNALKKASRALQNYCMSEQGWYRCPNFHFKFDDRLEYQNHMDALFEKIKRKNDES; encoded by the coding sequence ATGAGTGAGATTAAAAAACTTCGCACCGAAAGTATCTTAAAAGAGCTTATTCCTGAAGCTTTAGCGCATTTAGATGATGAAAATTTGAAAAATCTTTGTGTGGTTGATGTGGAGTGTCGCAAGGGGCGTTATGATGCCTTTGTTTATTTAGATAAGATGTTTTTAAATACTCACGAGCAAGAAAGAATTTTAAATGCTCTTAAAAAAGCTTCAAGGGCTTTGCAAAATTATTGTATGAGTGAGCAAGGCTGGTATAGATGTCCTAATTTTCACTTTAAATTTGACGATAGATTAGAGTATCAAAATCATATGGACGCACTTTTTGAAAAGATAAAAAGGAAAAATGATGAATCTTAA
- the rimP gene encoding ribosome maturation factor RimP, which produces MNLKALCKEAGVELYDSELVSENGKKIYRIYIMKEGGVSLEDCAKLSEILSPIFDVEPPVSGEYFLEVSSAGLERKLSALEHFEKSVGEMLKITTSEKEKIQGKLLKVEGENIFLQDEKAEICIEFSQVKKAKTFIEW; this is translated from the coding sequence ATGAATCTTAAGGCTTTATGTAAAGAAGCTGGAGTTGAGCTTTATGATAGTGAGCTAGTGAGTGAAAATGGCAAAAAAATTTACCGCATTTACATTATGAAAGAGGGTGGAGTGAGCTTGGAAGATTGTGCTAAACTAAGTGAAATTCTTTCCCCAATTTTTGATGTGGAGCCGCCTGTTAGTGGGGAGTATTTTTTAGAAGTGTCTTCTGCGGGACTTGAGAGAAAATTAAGCGCTTTGGAGCATTTTGAAAAAAGTGTGGGCGAAATGCTTAAAATCACTACAAGCGAAAAAGAGAAAATTCAAGGAAAACTTTTAAAAGTCGAGGGAGAAAATATCTTTTTGCAAGATGAAAAAGCTGAAATTTGCATTGAATTTAGTCAAGTTAAAAAAGCAAAAACCTTTATAGAGTGGTGA